From one Oncorhynchus clarkii lewisi isolate Uvic-CL-2024 chromosome 6, UVic_Ocla_1.0, whole genome shotgun sequence genomic stretch:
- the LOC139411613 gene encoding Iroquois homeobox protein 5a-like gives MAYPQGYLYQPSASLALYSCPAYSTSVISGPRTEELGRSSSGSAFAPYAGTTAFTSASPGYNSHLPYSAEAGAAATFASYVSSPYDHTTGMAGSIGYHPYAAPLGSYPYGDPAYRKNATRDATATLKAWLNEHRKNPYPTKGEKIMLAIITKMTLTQVSTWFANARRRLKKENKMTWTPRNRSEDEEEDENIDLEKNDDDEPSKPTDKGDSTDTESDHKLLNPGDIVCDRFKEENHGKETDPLLSDSELKDQGDRTELLPESAKPTTSSPTAVPRGGTELVAQDKPSEMGHAPGTVNSNVTSVIHSSPSAPKPKLWSLAEIATSSDRCKSSHDGPQGHGMGHSTVITTNTASPSRSSPQCPLPNSTVLSRPIYYTSPFYPGYTNYGSFGHLHSHSNHGSGTGSTAHFNGLNQTVLNRAEALVRESQKGRGQTQVDLCKDSPYELKKGMSNI, from the exons ATGGCGTATCCTCAGGGCTATTTGTACCAGCCATCCGCTTCCTTGGCGCTGTATTCATGCCCGGCGTACAGCACCAGCGTTATATCGGGACCCAGGACCGAAGAACTTGGTAGATCCTCATCTGGCTCAGCTTTTGCTCCCTATGCCGGAACTACCGCGTTCACCAGCGCTTCGCCCGGGTACAACTCCCATCTCCCGTACAGTGCGGAGGCGGGAGCGGCCGCCACATTCGCTTCATACGTG AGTTCTCCCTATGACCACACGACGGGAATGGCTGGGTCTATAGGATATCACCCCTACGCTGCTCCCCTGGGTTCATACCCCTACGGTGACCCGGCATACCGAAAAAACGCGACCCGTGATGCCACAGCCACTCTCAAAGCCTGGTTGAACGAGCACCGTAAGAACCCCTACCCCACCAAGGGGGAGAAGATCATGCTGGCCATCATCACCAAAATGACCCTCACCCAAGTTTCCACCTGGTTCGCCAACGCCAGGAGGAGGCTAAAGAAGGAGAACAAGATGACCTGGACTCCCCGAAACCGGAGCGAGGACGAGGAGGAAGACGAGAACATCGATCTGGAAAAGAATGACGACGACGAGCCTAGCAAGCCGACAGACAAGGGAGACTCGACAGACACAGAGTCAG ATCATAAATTGCTGAACCCGGGGGACATAGTGTGcgacagatttaaagaggagaaTCATGGCAAAGAAACGGATCCCCTTCTGAGCGACTCGGAATTAAAAGACCAGGGGGATCGGACAGAGTTACTGCCCGAGTCTGCTAAACCCACCACCTCGTCTCCAACCGCCGTGCCTCGGGGAGGAACCGAGCTCGTTGCGCAAGACAAGCCGTCAGAAATGGGCCATGCGCCGGGCACGGTAAACAGCAACGTGACGTCTGTTATTCACTCCTCCCCATCGGCCCCTAAACCCAAACTCTGGTCCCTGGCTGAGATCGCAACGTCCTCAGACAGGTGTAAGAGCAGCCACGACGGGCCGCAGGGCCATGGGATGGGTCACAGCACAGTGATCACCACCAATACAGCGTCACCATCACGATCCTCCCCACAGTGCCCTCTCCCAAACAGCACAGTCCTATCCAGGCCTATCTACTACACGTCCCCTTTTTACCCGGGCTACACGAACTATGGCAGCTTTGGACATCTTCACAGTCACAGCAATCACGGCTCAGGCACGGGCTCCACGGCACATTTCAATGGATTAAACCAGACTGTGTTAAATAGAGCAGAGGCTTTGGTAAGAGAAAGCCAGAAAGGCAGAGGCCAAACGCAGGTAGATCTTTGTAAAGACTCCCCTTATGAACTAAAGAAAGGTATGTCAAACATTTAA